One segment of Gopherus flavomarginatus isolate rGopFla2 chromosome 8, rGopFla2.mat.asm, whole genome shotgun sequence DNA contains the following:
- the CHST2 gene encoding carbohydrate sulfotransferase 2, protein MSHSWRRPAAPAPAVLLLLPWSPARLSMKVFRRKALVLCLGYVLLLLLTMLNLLDYKWHKEPQQCNEAPPARRAPSSPQLPHFQPRSDIRSLYRPPAPPPRQRQLVYVFTTWRSGSSFFGELFNQNPEVFFLYEPVWHVWQKLYPGDAVSLQGAARDMLSSLYRCDLAVFQLYNTAGAGKNLTTLGIFGAATNKVICSSPLCPAYRKEVVGMVDDKVCKKCPPQRLSLLQDECHKYHTLVIKGVRVFDLAVLAPLIQDPTLQLKVIHLVRDPRAVASSRIKSRHGLIRESLQVVRSRDPRIHRMPLLDASHKLNSKKEGGGGSDYHALGAMEVICSSMAKTLQTALRPPDWLKNNYLVVRYEDLVVDPIKTVRQVYGFVNLVVSLEMEKFALNMTSGPGYSSKPFVVSARNATQAVSAWRTALSFQQIKQIEDYCHQPMAILGYERVNSPEEVKDLSKTLLRKPRL, encoded by the coding sequence ATGAGCCACAGCTGGCGCCGGCCCGCCGCTCCTGCccctgcagtgctgctgctgctgccctggtcCCCGGCGCGTCTCAGCATGAAAGTCTTCCGCAGGAAGGCGCTGGTGCTGTGCCTGGGCtacgtgctgctgctgctgctcaccaTGCTCAACCTGCTGGACTACAAGTGGCACAAGGAGCCCCAACAATGCAACGAGGCTCCCCCGGCCCGGCGCGCCCCTTCCTCCCCGCAGCTGCCCCACTTCCAGCCCCGCTCGGATATCCGCTCCCTCTACCGGCCCCCCGCGCCGCCGCCCCGCCAGCGCCAGCTGGTCTATGTCTTCACCACCTGGCGCTCGGGCTCGTCCTTCTTCGGGGAGCTCTTCAACCAGAACCCCGAGGTCTTCTTCCTGTACGAGCCGGTGTGGCACGTGTGGCAGAAGCTGTACCCGGGGGACGCCGTCTCCCTGCAGGGGGCGGCCCGGGACATGCTCAGCTCCCTCTACCGCTGCGACCTGGCCGTCTTCCAGCTCTACAACACGGCCGGGGCCGGCAAGAACCTCACCACGCTGGGCATCTTCGGGGCGGCCACCAACAAGGTGATCTGCTCATCGCCGCTCTGCCCGGCCTACCGCAAGGAGGTGGTGGGCATGGTGGACGACAAGGTCTGCAAGAAGTGCCCCCCGCAGCGGCTCAGCCTCTTGCAGGATGAGTGCCACAAGTACCACACCCTGGTCATCAAGGGCGTGCGCGTGTTTGATCTGGCTGTGCTGGCCCCCCTCATTCAGGACCCCACCCTGCAGCTCAAAGTTATCCACCTGGTCAGGGACCCCCGGGCGGTGGCCAGCTCCAGGATCAAATCCCGGCACGGCCTGATCCGGGAGAGCCTGCAGGTGGTGAGGAGCCGGGACCCCCGCATCCACCGCATGCCTCTCCTCGATGCCAGCCACAAGCTGAACAgcaagaaggaggggggaggtggcTCGGATTACCATGCACTGGGGGCCATGGAGGTGATCTGCAGCAGCATGGCCAAGACCCTGCAGACTGCCCTGCGTCCACCTGACTGGCTCAAGAACAACTATCTGGTTGTCCGCTACGAGGACCTGGTGGTGGATCCCATCAAGACTGTGCGGCAGGTGTATGGCTTTGTCAATCTGGTGGTAAGCCTAGAGATGGAGAAGTTTGCCCTCAACATGACCAGCGGGCCTGGCTACTCCTCCAAGCCCTTTGTGGTGTCTGCCAGGAATGCCACCCAGGCAGTGAGCGCCTGGAGGACAGCACTGAGCTTCCAGCAGATCAAGCAGATTGAGGACTATTGCCACCAGCCCATGGCCATCTTGGGCTACGAGAGAGTCAACAGCCCCGAAGAGGTGAAGGATCTAAGCAAAACATTGCTCAGGAAGCCAAGGCTGTGA